One genomic window of Bacteroidia bacterium includes the following:
- a CDS encoding DNA alkylation repair protein, whose translation MENIEAILFWLNENKNDSFRIKMERFAIKTDTAFGIRVPLLRNFAKIIGKNTELARELWKSNYHEARIISVLISKHNELTEKDMDQWVNDFNSWDICDQACMNIFDKTPFADKKIHEWALREEEFVRRAAFALIASIAIHDKKAKNDKFFPYLNLIEKYSFDNRNFVKKAVNWALRQIGKRNIELGTLAIECSERLLKQPHKSAQWIAKDAIKELNNKWGFSK comes from the coding sequence ATGGAAAATATTGAAGCAATACTATTCTGGCTTAACGAGAACAAAAACGATAGTTTCCGTATTAAAATGGAAAGATTTGCAATAAAAACAGATACAGCTTTTGGAATAAGAGTTCCATTGCTTAGAAATTTTGCAAAAATAATTGGAAAAAACACTGAATTAGCTCGCGAACTTTGGAAGTCAAATTATCATGAAGCTCGGATTATTTCCGTTTTAATTTCTAAACATAACGAATTAACCGAAAAAGATATGGATCAATGGGTTAATGATTTTAATTCTTGGGATATTTGCGATCAGGCATGCATGAATATTTTTGACAAAACTCCTTTTGCTGATAAAAAAATACACGAATGGGCATTACGTGAAGAAGAATTTGTGCGACGCGCAGCTTTTGCATTAATCGCGAGTATTGCAATTCATGATAAAAAAGCTAAAAACGATAAATTTTTTCCATATTTAAATTTAATAGAGAAATACTCTTTTGATAATAGAAATTTTGTAAAAAAAGCTGTAAACTGGGCATTAAGGCAAATTGGAAAAAGAAATATAGAACTAGGAACTTTAGCAATAGAATGTTCTGAAAGACTATTAAAACAACCACATAAATCGGCACAATGGATTGCGAAAGACGCAATAAAGGAATTAAATAATAAATGGGGGTTCAGCAAATAA